The Cryobacterium roopkundense sequence AGAGTCAAGGTCTTTCCAGCCCGCATGGACCGAGCGATGACATTCGGAACGTAGCCCAATCGAGCCGCCGCGGCCAAGACGATCGTTCGGGTTTCAGCCTTGACCGTCCCGTAATCCCCCAGCACCCGCGAAGCCGTGGCTCGCGAGACGGCCGCCAACTGCGCCACATCATTGATCGTCGCAGGGGCTTCGAGAGTAGGCAGCAGGGCGTCGTTACCCGATTGTTTCATTTGAGAGGTCCTCGTTGTTTGACAGCGTCGTTCAATAATGTAATCATCATATCCATCATCAGTGAGATCGTTCTCAACAATTTCTGAGATCGTTCTCAACACCCGGTGTGATCTACAACATCCCCTTCAATCACAAGGAAGCGATGAAGAGGCCGGTCCGCAGGGATCTGCCCCCATGTGCGCTCAAAGGAGAGTAAACCCGAATGAACAGCTTCACCAGGACCGCCGGCGCTGTCGCCGTTGCCGCCACACTCGTGCTCGGCGCCTCCGCCTGCAGCACAGAAACCACCCCGGCCTCCACGACGACCGCCGACGGAGCCGCGGGACTCACCATCGCCTTCGTCATGGGCGCCGAAGCCGACCCGTTCTTCAAAGCGATGAAGGTCGGCGCCGACGCCGAAATCGCTGCCAAGGGCGACACGCTCATCTGGCAGGGTGACCCTTCCGTCTACTCCCCCGCCACACAGATTCCGATCGTTGACCAGGTGCTGGCACAGAAGCCCGACTGCCTCGTTCTGATCCCGACCGACCCCGATGCCCTCCAGGCCTCCGTCACGAAGGCGACCGCGGCCGGCATTCCCGTGGTGAACGTCGACACCCACGTGACCGACCTCTCCGACGTGGTCTCCTTCATCACCGGTGACAACACGCAGGGTGGCGCCGCCGCCGCAGACGCGATGGCCACGGCCATCGGTTACACGGATGGCGGCTCGTACGAGGTCGTCGTCGGACTGACCTCCGAAACGGCCACCACGAACGTCTCCCGTCTCGAGGGCTTCCAGGAACAGGTTGCCGCGAAGTACCCGGGCATCGAAATCGTCGACACCGCCTACAGCCAGTCACAGGCTGCGACCGCGAACAGTAACGTGAGCAACTGGCTGACCAAGTACCCCGACCTCGCGGGCATCTTCGCCATCGACGGCACCAACGCCACCGGTGCATCCTCGGCACTTCAGGCCAAGGGCCTCACCGGCAAAGTCGCGCTCGTCGGCTACGACGCCTACAAGGACAACGTGGACCTGCTGACCGAGGGCGTCTTCACCGCCCTCGTTGCACAGGACCCGGCCACCGAGGCCAAGCAGGCCATCGACACGTGCCACCAGTACATCGAGAGCGGCAACAGCAAGGACGGCATCACTGCCGAAGTCACCCTGCCGAACATCGTTCTTGACAAGTCCACCTCTACAGCGGACCTGGCCAAGTACACCTACGTTCAGTAGCTGGGACCGACCGGCGTCGTCCGCAGCTCGACGACGGTAAGCCCGCAATCCCGCACAGTTCCGCCGGCGCCTCGTTCTGTGAGGCGCCGGCGGGAGCACTATTCCTTGGAGCGAGTGCGACGCCGGGGATACTATTTTCTTCAGTAAAAACAAGCGTCCCCGGACGCGAAGGGCGAATCGTGGCACAACTAGGAATGTTACCGACGGGGCTGACACAAGTAATCACTCCCGTGCAGCCGCGCACCACGCGCATCAAGGATCTCCTGATCAACCAGCAGACGATTCTCTTTCTGGTCCTCGTCGCGATGGTCATCGTCTTCACGGTCCTGGACCCGATCTTCTTCTCAGTGGGGGTATTCGGCAATATCTTCCTCGACTGGGGGCCCATCATCCTGATCGCCATTGCTGAGACCTTCGTCGTGATCTCCGGTGGAATCGACCTCTCGGTGGGTGCCAACCTCGGCTTCTCCGGTGTCATCGCGGCCTACGCCATGCAGGCGCTCACCGGTGCCGGCGTCGGCGATACCCTTGCGATCACGCTCGGCATCCTCGTCGCTGCCGGCACGGGATCAGTCGTCGGCTATGTCAATGCGCTGCTGATCAACCGCGCGAAACTTGTTCCATTTATCGCGACCCTGGCGACTCTCGGCGCCGCCGGCGGCATGTCCATCGTCCTCACGGGCGGCGCCCCCATCGGAAGCGGCCCGTCGAGTGCCATCGCGCTCAGCGTGCCGTGGCTCGGCCCGCTGTCCTGGCCGGGGATCGTCGTCGTCCTGATCGTGATCATCGCGGGCCTCTACCTGCACAAGTCGCGCTTCGGCCGTTACACGTACGCGATCGGCTCGAATTCGTTCGCCGCCCTCGCCGCAGGCATCAACGTCAAATTGCACCTCACTCGCATTTATGTTCTCTCCGGGTTGCTCTCGGGCCTCGCCGGAATGTTCCTCTACATCCGCCTCGGCTCCGGCGCCCCGACCTCGGGAACCGGCAACGAGCTCGTGGCCATCGCCGCGGTCGTCATTGGCGGCGTAGCTCTCGCGGGCGGTGTCGGTCGCATGTCGGGCGTCGTCATCGGCAGCCTGATCCTCGCCGTGGTGCCCAGTGGCCTGATCATCGTCGGCGTAGAGCCGAACTGGAAGCAGGTCGTCATCGCCTTCCTCATCGCCGCGGCAGTTTCGCTGCAGGCGCTGCGCACCTCATCACCCCGGAGAAACAAATGACCACGAACGACACCGCGCCCCTCTACGAAGTCCGCAACATCTCCAAGAGCTACGGCAGCGTCGTCGCCCTCGACGGCGTCAGCCTGTCGGTGCGGGCGGGCGAGGTCATCGGCCTCGTCGGGGACAACGGCGCCGGCAAATCCACGCTCGTCAAGGCGCTCTCGGGAGCCCACCTGCCAGACACCGGAGACATCCTGCTCGACGGTGAGGAACGCCGTTGGAAGAGCCCCCACGACGCCCTTGAGGCCGGAATCGAGACACTCTACCAAGACTCGAGTCTTGCCCCGGATCTGTCCGTTTCCTCCAATGTGTTCCTGGGCCGCGAGATCGTCAAGCCGGGCATTCTTGGCAAGCTGGGTTTCCTCGCGCAAGCGAAAATGGATTCGGAGGCACACGCGGACCTTGAGCGCGTCGGAATCGCGGTTCCGGCCTCCAACCGTCCGGTTGCGCAGCTTTCAGGCGGTCAACGTCAGGCAGTCGCCATCGGCCGCGCCGTGTCGTGGGCCCGCAAGGTCATCATCCTCGACGAGCCAACCAACCACCTCGGGGCCCGTCAGGCCAAGGAGGTACTGGAGGTCATCCGTGCGGCGAAGGCGAAGGGGCTCGGTGTTATTTTCATCTCACATACCCTGCCCCATATCCTCGAGGTGACCGACCGCATAGTCGTGCTGCGCCTCGGCAAGGTCGTTTGCGACGCCCCCACGAGCGACTTCGACGTCGACACTCTGCTTGGAACGATCACCGGCCTGATCATCAGGCCGCCAGGCGAATAATTCGTCTCCGACGATGGCACATGCCCGTGCGGGCGTGTGCCATCGGTGTGACCAGCGGATGCCGCTACTCGCGCACTACTGACGGCGACCATCCATGCTCAATCTCCAGCCGGGCGTCCGCTGAGCCATCGACGGGCGCCGACCAGATGTCACTGTCCCCTATCGAATCCGCTCGCACGATTCCGTAGAGAATCGTGGAGTTGTCGAGCCACTCCACCTGATCGTCGATGTTGCGAGCGTCGGGCAGCAGGGTCTCCTCATTCGTGGCCAGGTCGAGCACCGCAATATTCCACAGCGGCGCGGTCGTCCCGGACATGTTCTTCTTGTACGCGATTCGGGTGCCGTCCGGCGACACGGATGGGCACTCGGCCCCCTCGCTGATGGCGGTGAGCGTTGCGGCGGCCCGATTGCCCCGCACGAGCCAGGTCTGGCCTTCCGACGCCGCCGTGGCGTAGAACACGTTGGGGTCGCTCGTGAAGGTGACACCCCACAGGTTGCGGTCGGCGGCGGTTACCGCAACCCCACCCACCGACAGCGCGAAGGTCTCGAGATTGACCGACTCCGGCCCGCCGATCTCGGCGATGACCGTGGCAATCGAGAATCCCACGGTGGCATACGCCTCCGCAGTGATGAACGCGCTGAAGGCCACGAGGGTGCCGTCCGCGTTGATCCGCGCGCGGCTCGGAACCCCGGGCAACGGCCAGGACCGCACGAGCTGTCCAGCCTGATCAAGCAAATCGGCGGTAAATGTCGTGTGGTCGTTACGGTTCAGACGCAGGCAGATCTCAGAAGCATCCGCTGCGTACACGCGCTCGCACGATACGTCGCTGAGCTTGCGCGGTCCGCCGCTGTCCGCCCACGGCACGGCGGCGATCAGGCCATAGTCCGAGCCGAGCTCCGTATGGCGAAAGACAATCCGTGACCCTTCGATCGGAATTGTCCGGGTGCCGACAGGCGCCTCCGCGAGCGCTGCCGGACCGGTGCGGACTGCCGTCGACGACCAACCGGCATAGGCAAATGCGCTGCCTAACGCCGTCAGGGCAACCACACCGATCAGAACTGTGCTCACTCGGCGCACGGGCCAGCTCTTCCCTTCGTGTCGATGAAGCGCCGGTTAGGGAGCGCTGCGACCCGGCTGGGGCCGAGCCTAGCGTGACAAGAATGCTGGTGGGGCGCCATTCTGCCCCCCTAACTGGCTGCAGCGATGCGCGTTTGAACCGATGTATTGTCTCGATGTGCCTAGATGAGGATGAATCACATACCCGAATGTGGTCCCCTCAAGCGATCGTTGCCAAGGCATATCCGCCATGTGACCTGTAACCCCTAGATGCAGGGAATGAAACCGTGAATGTGTCCGCATTGGGTCGACTGCGCCGTCGCACCCGCCTTGCCCATCCGCCCCGATCGGGCTCCTATTCAGTGGCCGCACGATGAGCGAACCCACGTCAGACATGCGGCCCTCCTCCTCCATGGGATCGGCCACCACCTCCGGCCCGCGCGGCCGTTTGAGCCTGGTGGGGC is a genomic window containing:
- a CDS encoding substrate-binding domain-containing protein; amino-acid sequence: MNSFTRTAGAVAVAATLVLGASACSTETTPASTTTADGAAGLTIAFVMGAEADPFFKAMKVGADAEIAAKGDTLIWQGDPSVYSPATQIPIVDQVLAQKPDCLVLIPTDPDALQASVTKATAAGIPVVNVDTHVTDLSDVVSFITGDNTQGGAAAADAMATAIGYTDGGSYEVVVGLTSETATTNVSRLEGFQEQVAAKYPGIEIVDTAYSQSQAATANSNVSNWLTKYPDLAGIFAIDGTNATGASSALQAKGLTGKVALVGYDAYKDNVDLLTEGVFTALVAQDPATEAKQAIDTCHQYIESGNSKDGITAEVTLPNIVLDKSTSTADLAKYTYVQ
- a CDS encoding ATP-binding cassette domain-containing protein gives rise to the protein MTTNDTAPLYEVRNISKSYGSVVALDGVSLSVRAGEVIGLVGDNGAGKSTLVKALSGAHLPDTGDILLDGEERRWKSPHDALEAGIETLYQDSSLAPDLSVSSNVFLGREIVKPGILGKLGFLAQAKMDSEAHADLERVGIAVPASNRPVAQLSGGQRQAVAIGRAVSWARKVIILDEPTNHLGARQAKEVLEVIRAAKAKGLGVIFISHTLPHILEVTDRIVVLRLGKVVCDAPTSDFDVDTLLGTITGLIIRPPGE
- a CDS encoding ABC transporter permease — translated: MQPRTTRIKDLLINQQTILFLVLVAMVIVFTVLDPIFFSVGVFGNIFLDWGPIILIAIAETFVVISGGIDLSVGANLGFSGVIAAYAMQALTGAGVGDTLAITLGILVAAGTGSVVGYVNALLINRAKLVPFIATLATLGAAGGMSIVLTGGAPIGSGPSSAIALSVPWLGPLSWPGIVVVLIVIIAGLYLHKSRFGRYTYAIGSNSFAALAAGINVKLHLTRIYVLSGLLSGLAGMFLYIRLGSGAPTSGTGNELVAIAAVVIGGVALAGGVGRMSGVVIGSLILAVVPSGLIIVGVEPNWKQVVIAFLIAAAVSLQALRTSSPRRNK
- a CDS encoding TolB family protein, with translation MSTVLIGVVALTALGSAFAYAGWSSTAVRTGPAALAEAPVGTRTIPIEGSRIVFRHTELGSDYGLIAAVPWADSGGPRKLSDVSCERVYAADASEICLRLNRNDHTTFTADLLDQAGQLVRSWPLPGVPSRARINADGTLVAFSAFITAEAYATVGFSIATVIAEIGGPESVNLETFALSVGGVAVTAADRNLWGVTFTSDPNVFYATAASEGQTWLVRGNRAAATLTAISEGAECPSVSPDGTRIAYKKNMSGTTAPLWNIAVLDLATNEETLLPDARNIDDQVEWLDNSTILYGIVRADSIGDSDIWSAPVDGSADARLEIEHGWSPSVVRE